In Cenarchaeum symbiont of Oopsacas minuta, the sequence TCGATTGAATATTTCAACTTGAATGAATTGTTCATATGCGATTTCATTTTTAATAGACAATTCTCGAGTTTTTTGAATGACTGGTGTAAAAATTTCTTCTATCTTTTTTGAAGTCATTTTAATCATTGAAGCGTATTTTTTGTCAAAATCTTCAGAGGCTTTGTATCCAAGCAGTTTTGTTGAAGTTCCATAGTATTTTGCTATCGTACCTCTAATCTCTTCTATTCGTATCACTTCAATAAGACCTGCTGTTTTGAGAACCTCTATGTGATGACGTATTGTTGTAAGAGCTTTTTTAAATCCAGCACGTTTTAATGCA encodes:
- a CDS encoding transcriptional regulator, which translates into the protein MILFYIITIIIDMLTILDKQIHIKHVITINPKQAKAIENPTRYKIVQIIYMKPMRAEQIGTALKRAGFKKALTTIRHHIEVLKTAGLIEVIRIEEIRGTIAKYYGTSTKLLGYKASEDFDKKYASMIKMTSKKIEEIFTPVIQKTRELSIKNEIAYEQFIQVEIFNRALAHTLEKMDISKLPKKKGSS